One Clostridia bacterium DNA segment encodes these proteins:
- a CDS encoding methionine gamma-lyase family protein: MPGPAGRPIRKGESRWEELGGIAMFSYRGWLKQQYHFHESLVDLGLAVDEEVRAVFKELEAVARVNHARVLHAFLEAGVADYHFGGSTGYGYGDLGRSTLEEVFRRVFGAEAALVRTSIASGTHALALCLFGVLRPGDELLVLGEIYPTLRGLVGLDGGGPGSLSEWGIECRQAPLDTDPEAVLRPNTRAVFLQRSAGYSRGSSLGIPVLSQLINRFKRVAPEVIIIVDNCYGEFVEMLEPSHVEADLVAGSLIKNPGGGLAPAGGYVVGRQDLVERAAARLTAPGLEGLVGAEPQGYRLLYQGLYLAPLMVAEALKTAVFAARLFERLGFEVFPPHNAPRTDIVQAVELGSPQRLLAFCRGLQKASPVDSRALPEPSYLPGYRGEVLMAAGTFVQGASLELSADAPWEPPYTVYLQGGLSYCYGQIGVLAAAQELLAAGLLPRPLQEDIVAR; encoded by the coding sequence ATGCCTGGTCCGGCAGGAAGGCCGATAAGGAAGGGCGAATCTAGATGGGAAGAACTGGGAGGGATTGCCATGTTCTCTTACCGGGGGTGGCTTAAACAGCAATACCATTTTCACGAGTCTCTGGTAGACCTGGGGCTGGCGGTAGACGAGGAGGTTCGGGCGGTCTTTAAGGAGCTGGAGGCGGTGGCCAGGGTCAACCATGCCCGGGTTCTCCACGCCTTCCTGGAAGCAGGGGTGGCTGACTATCATTTTGGCGGCAGCACCGGCTACGGCTACGGCGACCTCGGCCGCAGCACCCTGGAGGAAGTATTTCGCCGGGTATTCGGGGCAGAAGCGGCGCTGGTTAGAACCTCGATCGCTTCCGGTACCCACGCCTTGGCGCTGTGCCTGTTTGGGGTGCTGAGACCGGGAGATGAGCTTCTGGTGCTGGGGGAGATTTACCCTACGTTGCGCGGTTTGGTGGGGTTGGACGGGGGAGGTCCCGGAAGCCTTTCCGAGTGGGGGATCGAGTGCCGGCAGGCCCCTCTGGACACGGATCCGGAAGCGGTTCTGCGGCCCAATACCCGGGCCGTATTCCTGCAGCGTTCCGCCGGTTACAGCCGGGGCTCTTCCCTGGGGATCCCGGTGCTTTCTCAGCTCATCAACCGTTTCAAGCGGGTGGCTCCGGAAGTCATCATAATCGTGGATAACTGCTACGGCGAATTCGTAGAAATGCTGGAGCCCTCACACGTGGAGGCCGATCTCGTAGCCGGCTCACTCATCAAGAATCCGGGAGGAGGGCTGGCTCCGGCCGGGGGCTACGTGGTGGGCCGGCAGGATCTGGTGGAGCGGGCGGCGGCGCGCCTTACCGCCCCGGGGCTGGAGGGACTGGTAGGCGCGGAGCCCCAGGGCTACCGGCTCCTCTACCAGGGTCTCTACCTGGCGCCGCTGATGGTAGCCGAGGCCCTCAAGACGGCGGTTTTTGCCGCCCGGCTGTTCGAGCGCCTGGGCTTTGAGGTCTTCCCGCCCCACAATGCTCCCCGCACGGACATCGTACAGGCGGTGGAATTGGGCAGCCCGCAAAGGCTCCTCGCCTTTTGCCGGGGTCTGCAAAAGGCGTCACCGGTGGATTCCCGGGCCCTGCCCGAACCCTCATACCTGCCCGGCTACAGGGGGGAAGTGCTGATGGCCGCCGGCACGTTCGTCCAGGGAGCTTCACTCGAGCTTTCCGCCGACGCCCCCTGGGAGCCGCCTTACACGGTGTACCTCCAAGGCGGTCTGTCCTACTGCTACGGCCAGATCGGGGTACTGGCCGCAGCGCAGGAACTCCTGGCCGCAGGTCTGCTGCCCAGGCCTTTACAGGAGGATATTGTCGCCCGGTAG
- a CDS encoding homoserine dehydrogenase: protein MGTQAIRIGLLGLGTVGSGVVKLLQENGEDIATKVGCPLRIERILVRDKNKPRPVAVDPALITDDPADILEDPAIEIVAELIGGLEPAREFILRALEAGKNVVTANKDVLAVHGQQLLQAAEARGLDFFFEASVGGGIPIIHPLKELLAANRIRQVLGIVNGTTNFILTKMTVEGKDFAEALGEAQAMGYAESDPSADVEGADAARKLAILASIAFNTRVTYPEVYAEGIGRISARDILYAGELGYVIKLLAIGREEEQEVEVRVHPALVPKDHPLATVSDVFNAIFIRGDAVGEAMFYGRGAGQMPTASAVVGDLMLVARNLLHGSTGRITCTCYRQLPVRPMGRVECKYYLRFTVKDRPGVLARIAGAFGEAGVSLASVIQKRSFEGWAELVLITHRVREENLQRALAIIRDLPVVKSVDNLIRVEEGI from the coding sequence CTGGGCACACAAGCCATAAGGATAGGATTGCTCGGTCTGGGCACGGTAGGAAGCGGCGTCGTCAAGCTCCTGCAGGAGAACGGGGAAGACATTGCCACCAAGGTGGGATGCCCGCTTCGCATTGAGCGCATTCTGGTGCGGGATAAGAATAAACCCCGCCCGGTGGCGGTGGACCCTGCACTGATCACGGACGATCCCGCCGACATCCTGGAAGATCCGGCTATCGAAATCGTGGCCGAACTTATCGGCGGCCTGGAGCCGGCCCGGGAATTCATCCTTCGCGCTCTGGAAGCCGGAAAGAACGTGGTAACGGCCAACAAGGACGTACTGGCCGTGCACGGACAACAGCTGTTGCAGGCGGCAGAAGCCCGGGGGCTCGATTTCTTTTTCGAGGCCAGCGTGGGCGGAGGTATACCTATAATCCATCCCCTGAAGGAATTATTGGCCGCCAACCGTATCCGCCAGGTGCTGGGGATCGTCAACGGCACTACCAACTTTATCCTGACCAAGATGACGGTGGAGGGCAAGGATTTTGCGGAGGCTCTCGGCGAGGCCCAGGCTATGGGGTACGCCGAGAGCGACCCTTCTGCCGACGTGGAAGGGGCAGATGCCGCCCGCAAGCTGGCCATACTGGCTTCCATAGCCTTCAACACCCGGGTGACCTATCCGGAGGTATACGCCGAGGGAATTGGCCGGATCTCCGCCCGGGACATCCTTTACGCCGGCGAGCTGGGCTACGTGATCAAACTCCTGGCCATCGGCCGGGAGGAGGAGCAAGAGGTAGAGGTTCGGGTGCATCCCGCCCTGGTGCCCAAGGATCATCCCCTGGCTACGGTTTCGGACGTGTTCAACGCCATCTTTATTCGCGGCGACGCCGTGGGAGAAGCCATGTTCTACGGCCGCGGCGCCGGGCAAATGCCCACGGCCAGCGCCGTAGTGGGGGACCTGATGCTGGTGGCCAGAAACCTGCTCCACGGGTCCACCGGCCGGATAACCTGCACCTGTTACCGGCAGCTTCCCGTCCGACCCATGGGCCGGGTGGAGTGCAAGTACTACCTGCGGTTCACGGTGAAAGACCGGCCGGGAGTTTTGGCCCGCATTGCCGGGGCCTTCGGGGAGGCCGGGGTCAGCCTGGCTTCGGTTATTCAGAAGCGGAGCTTTGAGGGCTGGGCGGAACTGGTGCTCATTACCCACCGGGTTCGGGAAGAGAACCTCCAGAGGGCCCTCGCCATCATCCGGGATCTGCCGGTGGTCAAGTCGGTGGACAACCTGATCCGCGTGGAGGAGGGAATCTAG
- the thrC gene encoding threonine synthase codes for MNWPGVLAVYGEFLPLTPNTPHLTLYEGGTPLLPAPKLSRAVGAQVYLKYEGLNPTGSFKDRGMVVAVAKALEEGARAIMCASTGNTSASAAAYAARSGLACSVLVPDGNIALGKLAQALIYGARVIAVRGNFDAALRLARTITEKYPIVLVNSVNPYRLEGQKTAAFEICDVLGRAPEYLAIPVGNAGNISAYWMGFREYQERGRVASRPRMLGFQAAGAAPIVLGRPVENPETVATAIRIGNPASWDKAVRAYQESGGLIETVTDEEILAAQKRLASEEGVFAEPASAASVAGVLKLGQRGFFRPEEAVVCVLTGHGLKDPQVAIAQAAEPIRVPAEEKAVAEAVLS; via the coding sequence TTGAACTGGCCCGGGGTTTTGGCCGTTTACGGCGAATTCCTACCCCTTACCCCTAATACCCCTCACCTTACCCTTTACGAGGGAGGGACTCCGCTCTTGCCCGCTCCCAAGCTTTCCCGGGCGGTGGGAGCGCAGGTATACCTCAAGTACGAGGGTCTTAACCCCACCGGGTCGTTCAAGGACCGGGGCATGGTGGTGGCGGTGGCCAAGGCCCTGGAGGAAGGGGCACGGGCCATAATGTGCGCCTCCACCGGCAACACCTCGGCCTCGGCGGCGGCCTACGCCGCCCGTTCCGGCCTGGCCTGCAGCGTGCTGGTTCCCGACGGCAACATCGCCCTGGGCAAACTGGCCCAGGCCCTCATCTACGGGGCCAGGGTAATTGCGGTCCGGGGCAACTTCGACGCCGCCCTGCGCCTGGCGCGGACCATCACCGAGAAGTACCCCATAGTACTGGTCAACTCGGTTAATCCGTATCGCCTCGAGGGGCAGAAGACCGCCGCCTTTGAAATCTGCGATGTGCTCGGTCGGGCGCCGGAGTACCTGGCCATTCCTGTTGGCAACGCCGGCAATATCAGTGCTTACTGGATGGGTTTCAGGGAATACCAAGAACGCGGCCGCGTGGCCTCCCGCCCCCGGATGCTGGGCTTTCAGGCGGCCGGAGCCGCCCCCATTGTCCTGGGCCGGCCGGTAGAGAACCCGGAAACGGTGGCCACGGCCATTCGCATCGGGAACCCGGCAAGTTGGGACAAGGCGGTTCGCGCCTATCAGGAGTCCGGCGGCCTGATCGAAACCGTGACCGACGAGGAGATCCTGGCCGCCCAGAAGCGACTGGCCTCCGAGGAGGGGGTTTTTGCCGAGCCGGCCTCGGCGGCGTCCGTGGCCGGGGTGCTGAAGCTGGGGCAGAGGGGGTTCTTCCGACCGGAGGAGGCAGTGGTCTGCGTGCTTACCGGTCACGGGCTCAAGGACCCCCAGGTAGCCATAGCCCAGGCTGCCGAGCCCATACGGGTACCGGCGGAGGAAAAGGCGGTGGCCGAGGCGGTGCTTTCGTAA
- the thrB gene encoding homoserine kinase → MIIRVSVPASTANLGPGFDSVGMALSLYNYLEVEEREEPGLYVEVEGEGKGILPCHRENLVAKVMLDFFQEVGYHPSGLSLRLQNNIPIGKGLGSSAAAVAAALVAANRMAGSPLGRPELLELGTRWEGHPDNVAAALYGGVVVTVCHQGGVVCRRLDPPQRLQVVVAVPDFSLPTSRSRRVLPEVVPVKDAIFNLGRMGLLVLALLRGDLELLPVATEDRLHQPYRATLIPGLDEIFRAAREAGALGVALSGSGPAVIALTTAGAVGVGEAMRDAFGAHNVESQIWILAPTGEGAQVAAPEDGNPQSGNLSSCEPDCARAGADQ, encoded by the coding sequence TTGATTATCAGGGTAAGCGTCCCTGCCAGTACCGCTAATCTGGGACCGGGGTTTGATAGTGTCGGGATGGCGCTCTCGCTGTATAATTATCTAGAAGTAGAGGAGCGGGAGGAGCCGGGACTATATGTAGAGGTTGAGGGTGAGGGGAAGGGCATTCTTCCCTGTCACCGGGAAAACCTGGTGGCAAAGGTAATGCTGGATTTCTTTCAAGAGGTAGGGTACCACCCTTCCGGGCTCAGTTTGCGCCTGCAGAACAATATCCCCATCGGTAAAGGGCTGGGTTCCTCGGCGGCGGCGGTGGCCGCAGCCCTGGTCGCGGCCAACCGCATGGCGGGGAGCCCGCTGGGAAGACCGGAACTCTTGGAACTGGGGACCCGCTGGGAGGGACATCCCGATAACGTGGCCGCCGCCCTGTACGGCGGGGTAGTGGTAACGGTGTGCCATCAGGGCGGAGTAGTGTGCCGTCGCCTGGACCCGCCGCAGCGGCTTCAGGTGGTGGTAGCCGTTCCCGATTTCTCCTTGCCCACTTCCCGGTCCCGGCGGGTACTCCCGGAGGTGGTTCCGGTAAAGGACGCCATTTTCAATTTGGGCCGGATGGGTCTGCTGGTACTGGCCCTGCTCCGGGGAGATCTGGAGCTGCTGCCGGTGGCCACGGAGGACCGCCTGCACCAGCCCTACCGGGCCACGCTGATTCCCGGACTGGATGAGATATTCCGCGCCGCCCGCGAGGCGGGAGCCCTGGGCGTGGCCCTCAGCGGCTCGGGGCCGGCGGTGATCGCTCTGACCACCGCCGGTGCGGTGGGCGTGGGTGAGGCCATGCGCGACGCCTTCGGCGCCCATAACGTGGAGAGCCAGATTTGGATTCTGGCCCCCACTGGGGAAGGGGCGCAGGTGGCCGCGCCGGAAGACGGAAACCCTCAGTCCGGAAACCTTTCTTCCTGCGAACCGGATTGTGCGCGGGCGGGCGCCGATCAATAA
- a CDS encoding aspartate kinase yields MSLIVQKYGGTSVANAERIKNVAARVAEYYRQGHQMVVVVSARGDTTDELIALAREITPRPPERELDMLLATGEQQSIAFVAMAIRELGLPVISLTGPQVGILTDNAHTKARILNVSSERLNAELAKGQIVIVAGFQGVTIDNEITTLGRGGSDTTAVAVAAALKADLCEIYTDVDGVYTADPRVVPEARKLPVVSYDEMLEMASLGAQVLQPRAVEFAKQYGVRLHVRSSFNYNQGTMVQEVGSMEREIVVTGVAHDRNVAKIGIFGVPDRPGIASRLFSALAAERVNVDMIVQSAMRDQRNDISFTVGKDDLARAVEVVARVKEEIGAEGYVYDDGVAKVSIVGAGMITNPGVAAQMFETLAEEGINIEMISTSEIKVSCVIRAGETEKAVRALHRRFRLAQG; encoded by the coding sequence GTGAGCCTGATAGTCCAAAAGTACGGGGGTACCTCGGTGGCCAACGCGGAGCGAATCAAGAATGTGGCCGCCCGCGTGGCCGAGTATTACCGGCAGGGGCATCAGATGGTGGTGGTGGTTTCCGCACGGGGCGACACCACCGACGAATTGATCGCCCTGGCCAGGGAGATAACCCCCCGCCCGCCGGAGCGAGAACTGGATATGCTCCTGGCGACGGGAGAGCAGCAGTCTATTGCCTTTGTGGCCATGGCTATTCGGGAACTGGGGCTGCCGGTCATATCCCTTACCGGACCGCAGGTGGGTATCCTGACCGATAACGCCCATACCAAGGCCCGCATTCTGAACGTCAGCTCGGAGAGGCTAAACGCCGAACTGGCCAAGGGGCAAATCGTGATCGTCGCCGGCTTTCAGGGCGTGACCATTGACAACGAGATCACCACTCTCGGCCGCGGAGGGTCGGATACGACCGCGGTGGCGGTGGCCGCAGCCCTCAAGGCCGACCTGTGCGAGATCTATACGGACGTGGACGGAGTTTACACGGCCGACCCCCGGGTAGTGCCGGAGGCACGCAAGCTGCCGGTGGTTTCCTACGACGAGATGCTGGAGATGGCCAGCCTGGGCGCCCAGGTACTGCAGCCCCGGGCGGTGGAGTTCGCCAAGCAGTACGGAGTAAGACTGCACGTGCGCTCCAGTTTCAACTATAACCAGGGGACTATGGTTCAGGAGGTAGGCTCCATGGAGAGGGAAATAGTAGTGACCGGGGTGGCGCACGACCGTAACGTGGCCAAGATAGGAATCTTCGGAGTCCCGGATCGGCCGGGCATCGCCTCCCGGCTGTTCTCGGCTCTGGCCGCAGAGCGGGTCAACGTGGACATGATCGTGCAGAGCGCCATGCGCGACCAGCGCAACGACATCTCCTTTACGGTGGGCAAGGACGATCTGGCCAGGGCCGTAGAAGTGGTTGCCCGGGTAAAGGAGGAAATAGGAGCTGAGGGTTACGTATACGATGACGGGGTGGCCAAGGTTTCCATCGTGGGCGCGGGCATGATCACCAACCCCGGGGTGGCGGCGCAGATGTTCGAGACTCTGGCGGAGGAAGGCATTAACATTGAGATGATCAGTACTTCCGAAATCAAGGTGTCCTGCGTCATCCGCGCCGGAGAAACGGAAAAGGCGGTACGGGCGCTGCACCGCAGGTTCCGCCTGGCTCAGGGCTAG